A single Nostoc sp. PCC 7107 DNA region contains:
- a CDS encoding ATP-binding protein gives MLLPQLSMQLTSSEQVTELKLHTENVKILLIDDQAIFGEAIGRMIANETDITFNYLSQPSAAIQNAIAFEPTVILLDLIMPDMDGLMLLRWFRSHPSTCEIPIIMLSSKEEPILKAEAFAAGANDYLIKLPDAIELIARIRYHSKAYNNLKALSTATATAKLQAQELETTLHKLQTTQVQLIQTEKMSSLGRMVGGLAHEINNPISFIHGNFHYLHEHIHTLLRLIELYKKEYPEAQKFMEDEIGDIDLDFIIEDFQKILSSMRIGTDRIKEIVLSLRNFSRLDQADRKAVSIHDGIESTLFLLNHRLKQEIEIIKDYGKLPLVECYPAQLNQVFLNIINNAIDNLLENKNSEDQKQIIIRTEITESQTIKVRIIDNGSGIEPEIHSKIFDPFFTTKPINKGTGLGLAISYQIIESHHGNISVNSQSGDGAEFIIEIPISVNS, from the coding sequence ATGCTATTACCTCAATTGAGTATGCAGTTAACATCATCAGAACAAGTCACAGAATTAAAGTTGCACACAGAGAATGTCAAAATTTTATTAATTGATGATCAGGCAATATTTGGTGAAGCAATTGGTAGAATGATTGCGAACGAAACAGATATTACCTTTAATTATCTTAGCCAGCCATCAGCCGCAATTCAAAATGCGATCGCCTTTGAGCCAACGGTGATTTTGTTAGATTTAATTATGCCAGATATGGATGGTTTAATGTTATTGCGTTGGTTCCGGTCTCATCCATCAACTTGTGAAATTCCCATCATTATGCTATCGAGCAAAGAAGAACCAATCCTCAAAGCAGAAGCATTTGCTGCGGGAGCTAATGACTATCTCATAAAATTACCAGATGCCATTGAATTAATTGCTCGCATTCGTTATCACTCCAAAGCTTATAACAACCTTAAAGCCCTCTCAACTGCTACTGCAACAGCCAAACTCCAAGCACAGGAACTAGAAACTACTCTTCATAAGTTGCAAACAACTCAAGTGCAACTAATTCAAACAGAAAAAATGTCTAGTTTGGGTAGGATGGTTGGTGGTTTAGCCCATGAAATCAATAATCCTATTAGTTTTATTCATGGGAATTTTCATTATCTTCACGAACATATTCACACTCTTTTAAGGTTAATAGAACTGTACAAAAAAGAGTATCCTGAAGCTCAAAAATTCATGGAAGATGAAATTGGTGATATTGACCTAGACTTTATCATTGAAGACTTTCAAAAAATTCTTTCATCTATGAGAATAGGCACTGATCGGATTAAAGAAATTGTGCTGTCTTTAAGAAACTTTTCTCGCCTTGATCAAGCTGATAGAAAAGCTGTAAGTATTCATGATGGCATTGAAAGTACTCTATTTCTGTTAAATCATCGGCTGAAACAAGAAATAGAAATAATTAAAGACTATGGAAAGTTGCCACTGGTGGAATGTTACCCAGCACAATTAAATCAAGTATTCCTTAACATTATTAATAATGCCATAGATAATTTATTAGAGAATAAAAATTCTGAGGATCAAAAGCAAATTATTATTAGAACTGAAATCACTGAATCACAAACTATCAAAGTTAGAATAATAGATAATGGTTCTGGAATTGAACCAGAAATTCACAGTAAAATATTTGACCCATTTTTTACAACTAAACCTATTAATAAAGGTACAGGTTTAGGTTTGGCAATTAGCTATCAAATTATTGAAAGTCATCATGGTAATATTTCTGTCAATTCTCAATCGGGTGATGGCGCAGAATTCATCATCGAAATTCCCATCAGCGTCAATAGTTAA
- a CDS encoding chemotaxis response regulator protein-glutamate methylesterase, translating into MRIAIVNDMRIVVEALRRMLATIPEYDLAWVAYDGAEAVSKCAVDTPDLILMDVLMPCMDGVEATRQIMSQSPCAIIIVTANVNLYAANVLEAMTYGALDAINTPAEGSTGLLKKIATIAKLIGKSPQLRTVKKPRLFPKLFPPLIVIGASTGGPQALVQILAQFPPNFPAAVVIVQHLDAQFAPGFATWLNEQILLSVEIASIGSRPQPGKILLAGTNHHLVMNSNLSFDYHEQPSNCLYRPSIDVLFKSVAEHWMDQGIGVLLTGMGKDGAQGLKLLREAGWHTIAQNQETCIVYGMPKAAVDLKAAVEVLPVEAIAHACTKILRMSAN; encoded by the coding sequence ATGAGAATTGCCATTGTCAACGATATGCGGATAGTGGTAGAAGCATTGCGGCGGATGTTAGCCACAATCCCAGAATATGATTTGGCTTGGGTTGCCTACGATGGTGCAGAAGCTGTTAGCAAATGTGCTGTTGATACCCCTGATTTAATTTTGATGGATGTTTTGATGCCTTGCATGGATGGAGTGGAAGCCACAAGGCAAATTATGAGTCAGTCGCCTTGTGCAATTATCATCGTCACTGCCAATGTGAATTTGTATGCAGCTAATGTTTTGGAAGCTATGACCTATGGGGCGTTAGATGCTATCAATACACCTGCTGAGGGTAGTACAGGTTTATTAAAGAAAATTGCTACCATCGCCAAATTAATTGGCAAATCCCCTCAACTGCGAACAGTGAAAAAACCTAGACTTTTCCCCAAATTATTCCCACCACTTATTGTCATTGGTGCTTCCACTGGCGGCCCTCAAGCCTTGGTTCAGATTCTCGCGCAATTTCCCCCAAATTTTCCGGCGGCTGTAGTGATTGTGCAGCATTTAGATGCTCAGTTTGCACCAGGTTTTGCAACTTGGTTGAATGAACAAATTCTCTTATCTGTGGAAATAGCCAGTATAGGTTCAAGACCACAACCAGGAAAAATTCTCTTAGCTGGGACAAATCATCATCTCGTTATGAATTCTAACTTGAGTTTTGACTATCATGAACAACCATCCAATTGTCTTTATCGGCCATCCATTGATGTCTTATTCAAAAGTGTGGCAGAACATTGGATGGATCAAGGAATTGGGGTGTTGCTGACTGGGATGGGAAAAGATGGCGCTCAAGGTTTAAAACTCTTGCGCGAAGCAGGCTGGCATACAATTGCTCAAAACCAAGAAACTTGCATTGTTTATGGTATGCCGAAAGCAGCGGTAGATTTAAAAGCTGCCGTGGAAGTTTTGCCAGTTGAGGCGATCGCTCATGCTTGCACCAAGATATTACGGATGTCGGCAAATTAA
- a CDS encoding hybrid sensor histidine kinase/response regulator, giving the protein MIEDSDLSQMSLLDLFNMEVKTQVVVLNNCLLALETNPDPKSELAALMRAAHCIKGAARIVQIEPAVALAHVMEDFFSGAQVGKVNLTADCVDLLLQGVDMLQNIANNPNLQQGNHPHIQSLVNAIANISNAVTIPAIIPQVKILQPTPQREPLKPEITPEALVSPQNRTVRVSTDNLNRLMGLAGETIVANKWLESFTNSFLQVRANQIELSQLVTKLQELLSDRQLGQHIQEQLNIIHQKSSECTHLISDRHNELESFSQRFGNLAHRSYREVIATRMCAFADGSQGFPRMVRDLSRHLGKRVKLEIKGKSTLVDRDILERLEAPLTQLLRNAVDHGIESPSERVAQGKPEEGTIIIEVVHRAGMLLITVSDDGQGIDIEFLRQEVVQQQLVNADMAIQLTEAELMEFLLLPGFSTTQIVTEISGRGVGLDIVHSTVQEVGGTVRAVSQPGKGMSLYLQLPITLSIVRTLLVEIGDEPYAFGLARIEQVLMLAKSDIATSENRPFFLLDNQPVELISARQVLELPPPVVNPDALAVVVISDRLNHYGLVVDRFIGEYTLVVRPLDPRLGKVPNISAAALMDDGSPVLIIDVEDLVRSIAKVVASGQISQVNQAKQQKLTKTYKRILVVDDSITVREMERKLLENHSYQVDVAVNGMDGWNAVRGSDYDLVITDIDMPRMNGFELTNHIKTHTKLKQIPVIIVSYKDRQEDRIQGLEAGADYYLTKSSFHDDTLLQAVIDLIGQG; this is encoded by the coding sequence ATGATAGAAGACTCCGATCTCAGCCAAATGTCTTTGTTGGATTTATTCAACATGGAAGTCAAAACCCAAGTTGTGGTGCTAAATAACTGTTTGTTGGCGCTAGAAACTAACCCTGACCCCAAATCAGAATTAGCAGCCTTAATGCGGGCAGCCCATTGTATTAAAGGTGCTGCCAGAATTGTCCAAATTGAACCAGCTGTCGCCCTAGCCCATGTGATGGAAGATTTTTTTAGTGGGGCGCAAGTGGGAAAAGTTAATTTAACAGCAGATTGCGTTGATCTGTTGTTGCAAGGGGTAGATATGCTGCAAAACATCGCCAATAACCCAAATTTGCAACAAGGAAATCATCCTCATATTCAATCTTTAGTGAATGCGATCGCCAATATTTCCAATGCTGTAACTATCCCGGCAATTATTCCCCAAGTCAAGATTCTACAGCCAACACCCCAGAGAGAACCGCTAAAACCAGAAATCACTCCAGAAGCATTAGTTAGTCCGCAAAACCGCACAGTGCGAGTTAGTACAGATAATCTCAATCGCTTGATGGGATTAGCGGGAGAAACAATAGTTGCCAACAAGTGGTTAGAATCATTTACCAACTCATTTTTGCAAGTCAGAGCTAATCAAATCGAGTTATCCCAGCTTGTGACTAAGTTACAAGAACTATTGAGCGATCGCCAACTTGGTCAACACATTCAAGAACAGTTAAATATCATACATCAAAAAAGCAGCGAATGTACGCATTTAATTAGCGATCGGCACAACGAATTAGAATCATTTTCGCAACGTTTTGGCAACCTTGCCCATCGCTCCTATCGAGAAGTAATTGCCACGCGGATGTGTGCTTTTGCTGATGGTTCGCAAGGGTTTCCGCGCATGGTACGCGACCTCTCTCGGCACTTGGGTAAGCGCGTCAAGCTGGAAATCAAAGGTAAGTCTACCTTGGTAGATCGAGATATTCTTGAGCGATTGGAAGCTCCCTTAACTCAACTTCTCCGCAATGCTGTTGATCACGGGATAGAATCTCCTTCAGAACGAGTCGCTCAAGGTAAACCAGAAGAAGGCACAATTATCATTGAAGTTGTCCATCGCGCTGGGATGCTATTGATCACTGTCTCTGATGATGGACAGGGAATTGATATCGAGTTTTTGCGTCAAGAAGTTGTCCAGCAACAACTAGTCAACGCAGACATGGCAATTCAACTGACCGAAGCTGAATTAATGGAATTTCTATTATTACCAGGATTTTCTACCACACAAATAGTCACGGAAATTTCTGGACGGGGTGTAGGTTTAGATATTGTCCACAGCACAGTGCAAGAAGTTGGCGGTACAGTCAGGGCAGTTTCCCAACCAGGAAAAGGGATGAGTTTGTACTTGCAGTTACCCATTACCCTATCCATCGTTCGCACCTTGTTAGTGGAGATTGGAGATGAACCTTATGCCTTTGGGTTAGCCAGAATTGAGCAAGTGCTGATGTTAGCCAAATCAGACATTGCTACCTCAGAAAATCGTCCGTTTTTCTTGCTAGACAACCAACCTGTAGAGTTAATTTCCGCCCGTCAAGTTTTAGAGTTACCTCCACCTGTGGTCAATCCCGATGCACTAGCAGTAGTTGTGATTAGCGATCGCCTAAATCATTATGGATTAGTTGTTGACAGATTTATCGGCGAATACACTTTAGTTGTTCGGCCTTTAGATCCTCGCCTGGGTAAAGTTCCCAACATTAGCGCCGCCGCCCTCATGGATGATGGTTCTCCAGTTTTAATTATCGATGTGGAAGATTTAGTTCGTTCTATTGCCAAGGTTGTTGCTAGTGGGCAAATTAGTCAGGTAAATCAGGCGAAGCAGCAGAAATTGACCAAAACTTACAAGCGAATATTAGTAGTTGATGATTCCATTACTGTTCGGGAAATGGAACGCAAACTTTTAGAAAATCACAGTTATCAAGTCGATGTGGCAGTTAATGGAATGGATGGTTGGAACGCAGTGCGTGGGAGTGATTATGACTTAGTAATTACAGATATTGATATGCCCAGAATGAATGGCTTTGAACTCACAAATCACATCAAAACTCATACTAAGTTAAAACAGATACCCGTGATTATTGTCTCCTACAAAGACCGCCAAGAAGACCGAATTCAAGGTTTAGAAGCAGGTGCAGACTACTATCTCACCAAAAGCAGCTTTCATGATGACACTTTATTACAAGCCGTAATTGACTTAATTGGTCAAGGATGA
- a CDS encoding chemotaxis protein CheW has translation MTTQVESCWNVIGIEGDRTCAELATHTHCRNCPVYSAAGRYLLERPTPEKYRHEWTQLLAESPTEKTSHLPTYALRTKETLTVVIFRLQQEWLALPAQVFKETTPPSVIHTLPHRQNQVLRGLINIRGELLLCVSLSHLLNIESSDTLRQGLSLVSHSRMAVIEKAGNAWVFPVDEIYGVHRFHRRKLHDAFRKVTQTTQTYTKGLFSWQPTNCPTSHTVGYLDDELLFTSLARKAQ, from the coding sequence ATGACCACTCAAGTTGAAAGTTGTTGGAATGTAATTGGGATTGAAGGCGATCGCACTTGTGCGGAATTAGCTACACATACTCATTGTCGCAATTGTCCAGTTTACTCGGCGGCTGGTCGCTACCTATTAGAACGCCCAACGCCAGAAAAATATCGTCATGAGTGGACACAATTACTGGCGGAATCTCCCACCGAAAAAACTTCGCATCTGCCTACATACGCTTTGCGGACAAAAGAAACGTTGACAGTTGTGATTTTTCGTTTACAACAGGAATGGCTGGCGCTTCCTGCACAGGTTTTCAAAGAAACCACACCTCCGAGTGTGATTCATACTCTACCCCATCGACAAAACCAAGTCTTACGCGGATTAATCAATATTCGTGGGGAATTGCTGTTGTGTGTTTCCTTAAGCCACTTGTTGAATATTGAATCTAGCGATACTCTCCGACAAGGATTAAGTCTAGTATCTCATTCTCGGATGGCCGTCATTGAAAAGGCGGGTAACGCTTGGGTATTTCCGGTTGATGAAATATATGGTGTCCACCGATTTCATCGTCGCAAATTACACGATGCTTTTAGAAAGGTCACGCAAACAACCCAAACTTATACTAAAGGATTATTCTCCTGGCAACCAACGAATTGCCCGACATCCCACACTGTTGGTTATTTGGATGATGAACTCTTATTTACCAGTTTGGCGAGGAAGGCGCAGTAA
- a CDS encoding methyl-accepting chemotaxis protein gives MPQNIKINQFVIVGCAIIVGLTGFASYISNSTTNSLIESNKWVNHTYAIKTQLKELEKSLIDAETGQRGFIITKEKRYLEPFNLAKTKLKNTFLEINNKISDNSAQIKTLGEIKKLSQAKVDELETTINMKQVGQEQELLTVILSDKGKKIMDEIREKMNVMLEVEDQSLAERKKQANQIQNFAVFVNWGNFFCIVIVTIAVCLGIILIPSRALARALQTAFHLADRVAAGDFTSNVEITADDEIGKLMAALKTMTQKLSSLIRQVQSSGIQVTISATQIAASGKQLEATLTEQVASTNQVTATAKEIAATSKELVNTMEQVVTMSQTTTSAANISQKDLLRMETSMRQLAEATNTIANRLGMISEKANNINNIVLTITKVADQTNLLSLNAAIEAEKAGEYGLGFAVVAREIRRLADQTAVSTLDIEQMVKQMQSSVSTGVMEMDKFAAEVGRSVTDVSNISMQIGQIIQQVQDLNPYFASVNQGMEMQSLGAQQISEAMVQLSSTSVQTTDSLREINQAIAQLNQVSRGLRQEVSIFKVKTDDPASFTPVDAAA, from the coding sequence ATGCCACAAAATATTAAAATTAATCAATTTGTGATCGTTGGCTGTGCAATTATTGTTGGGTTAACCGGTTTTGCCAGCTATATTTCTAACTCAACTACCAATTCTCTCATAGAGTCTAATAAGTGGGTTAATCATACTTATGCAATTAAAACCCAGTTAAAAGAACTCGAAAAATCTTTAATTGATGCTGAAACTGGTCAACGGGGATTCATCATTACAAAAGAAAAAAGGTATTTAGAACCATTTAATTTAGCAAAAACAAAATTAAAAAATACATTTTTGGAAATCAACAACAAAATTTCTGACAATTCAGCACAAATTAAAACTCTTGGAGAAATTAAAAAATTAAGCCAAGCCAAAGTAGATGAATTGGAAACAACTATCAATATGAAGCAAGTTGGTCAAGAACAAGAATTATTAACTGTGATTTTGTCAGATAAAGGCAAAAAAATCATGGATGAAATCAGGGAAAAAATGAATGTCATGTTAGAGGTAGAAGACCAAAGTTTAGCAGAACGCAAAAAGCAAGCTAATCAAATTCAAAACTTTGCAGTCTTTGTGAATTGGGGAAATTTCTTTTGTATTGTGATTGTCACCATTGCTGTTTGTTTAGGGATTATTCTCATTCCTAGCCGAGCGTTGGCGCGGGCTTTGCAAACTGCATTTCATTTAGCAGACCGAGTGGCTGCGGGTGATTTTACTAGTAATGTGGAAATCACTGCTGATGACGAGATTGGTAAGTTGATGGCGGCACTAAAAACGATGACGCAGAAATTGAGTAGTTTAATTCGTCAAGTCCAAAGCTCAGGTATTCAAGTTACCATCTCAGCCACGCAAATAGCCGCGTCTGGGAAACAATTAGAAGCAACACTGACAGAACAAGTAGCATCAACAAATCAAGTCACAGCCACAGCCAAAGAAATAGCCGCCACGTCCAAAGAACTAGTCAACACAATGGAACAAGTGGTCACAATGTCACAAACGACAACTAGCGCCGCCAACATCAGCCAAAAAGATTTGCTGCGAATGGAAACTAGTATGCGTCAATTGGCAGAAGCAACAAATACAATTGCCAACAGATTGGGCATGATCAGCGAAAAAGCGAACAACATCAACAATATAGTCCTGACAATTACCAAAGTTGCCGACCAAACAAACTTGTTATCGTTAAACGCCGCTATCGAAGCGGAAAAAGCCGGAGAATATGGCTTAGGTTTTGCCGTAGTCGCCAGAGAAATTCGCAGATTAGCAGACCAAACAGCAGTTTCCACTCTGGACATAGAACAGATGGTCAAACAGATGCAATCTTCTGTATCGACAGGGGTGATGGAAATGGACAAATTTGCAGCGGAAGTTGGGCGGAGTGTGACAGATGTCAGCAATATTAGTATGCAGATTGGGCAAATTATCCAGCAAGTACAAGATTTAAATCCTTATTTTGCATCTGTAAATCAAGGGATGGAAATGCAGTCACTAGGAGCGCAACAAATTAGTGAGGCAATGGTGCAGTTAAGTAGTACCTCAGTCCAGACTACTGATTCACTCAGGGAAATTAATCAGGCGATCGCCCAACTTAATCAAGTTTCCCGTGGCTTACGTCAAGAAGTTTCGATCTTCAAAGTCAAGACCGATGATCCTGCATCCTTCACGCCAGTTGATGCAGCAGCTTAA
- a CDS encoding methyl-accepting chemotaxis protein, with translation MLDNWKLKDRTLLGFCVPTVLIFVFSVIVYATSNQTRIIYRQVGRSNEAIIGTNDMALSISNMNLAIRRYLFDPQKHQDALERYRIFYKSFQDGFNRSSNVIEDELQNQRLQVMQNMLEEFDALVKMTITTPNFEKNKDLINQYLKKSKDMADRFRQINEEFANRQKEMMGQKIEGTKLMLNLMSLLAVLVTLSTVAIAVFVTLLISKSLGNRVETAVTVANQISAGDLTSSLAESDFNSKDEIGQILASFKTMLQKLNTLIRQVQSSGIQVTTSATQIAASGKQLEATLTEQVASTNQVTATAKEIAATSKELVNTMEQVVTMSQTTTSAANTSQKDLLRMETSMRQLAEATNTIANKLGMISEKVNNINNIVLTITKVADQTNLLSLNAAIEAEKAGEYGLGFAVVAREIRRLADQTAVSTLDIEQMVKQMQSSVSTGVMEMDKFAAEVGRSVTDVSNISMQIGQIIQQVQELNPRFAAVNQGMEMQSLGAQQISEAMVQLSSTSVQTTDSLREINQAIAQLNQVSRGLRQEVSIFKVNNNIVEPTLS, from the coding sequence GAACATTATTAGGATTTTGTGTACCCACAGTGTTGATTTTTGTGTTTAGCGTCATAGTTTATGCTACTAGCAATCAGACAAGAATCATCTATAGACAAGTGGGAAGGTCAAACGAAGCAATTATCGGCACAAATGATATGGCTTTGAGCATATCTAATATGAATTTGGCAATTCGGAGATATTTATTTGATCCGCAAAAGCATCAGGATGCACTGGAGAGATACAGAATTTTTTACAAAAGTTTTCAAGATGGTTTCAATCGCTCATCTAATGTGATTGAAGATGAATTACAGAATCAAAGATTGCAAGTAATGCAAAATATGTTGGAGGAATTTGATGCTTTAGTTAAAATGACAATTACAACTCCAAACTTCGAGAAAAATAAAGATTTAATTAATCAATATCTCAAAAAGTCCAAAGATATGGCAGATAGGTTTCGTCAAATAAATGAGGAGTTTGCCAATCGACAAAAGGAAATGATGGGACAAAAGATTGAAGGGACAAAATTAATGCTCAACTTGATGAGCTTATTAGCGGTGTTAGTAACACTTTCGACTGTGGCGATCGCCGTTTTTGTCACTTTATTAATTTCTAAGTCTTTAGGCAACAGAGTTGAAACTGCTGTAACTGTAGCAAATCAGATTTCTGCTGGTGATTTAACTTCCTCGTTAGCTGAAAGTGACTTTAATAGTAAAGATGAAATTGGGCAAATATTGGCATCTTTTAAGACTATGCTGCAAAAGCTAAATACCTTGATTCGTCAAGTCCAAAGCTCAGGTATTCAAGTGACCACCTCAGCCACGCAAATAGCCGCGTCTGGGAAACAATTAGAAGCAACACTGACAGAACAAGTAGCATCAACAAATCAAGTCACAGCCACAGCCAAAGAAATAGCCGCCACGTCCAAAGAACTAGTCAACACAATGGAACAAGTGGTCACAATGTCACAAACGACAACTAGCGCCGCCAACACCAGCCAAAAAGATTTGCTGCGAATGGAAACTAGTATGCGTCAATTGGCAGAAGCAACAAATACAATTGCCAACAAATTGGGCATGATCAGCGAAAAAGTGAACAACATCAACAATATAGTCCTGACAATTACCAAAGTTGCCGACCAAACAAACTTGTTATCGTTAAACGCCGCTATCGAAGCGGAAAAAGCCGGAGAATATGGCTTAGGTTTTGCCGTAGTCGCCAGAGAAATTCGCAGATTAGCAGACCAAACAGCAGTTTCCACTCTGGACATAGAACAGATGGTCAAACAGATGCAATCTTCTGTATCGACAGGGGTGATGGAAATGGACAAATTTGCAGCGGAAGTTGGGCGGAGTGTGACAGATGTCAGCAATATTAGTATGCAGATTGGGCAAATTATCCAGCAAGTACAGGAGCTAAACCCACGTTTTGCAGCGGTAAATCAAGGGATGGAAATGCAGTCACTAGGAGCGCAACAAATTAGTGAGGCAATGGTGCAGTTAAGTAGTACCTCAGTCCAGACTACTGATTCACTCAGGGAAATTAATCAGGCGATCGCTCAACTTAATCAAGTTTCCCGTGGCTTACGTCAAGAAGTTTCGATCTTCAAAGTTAACAATAATATTGTTGAGCCGACTTTATCGTAA